The Triticum urartu cultivar G1812 unplaced genomic scaffold, Tu2.1 TuUngrouped_contig_6698, whole genome shotgun sequence genome segment CGACATGATTGGGGTCTGGAATATTACATCAGGGTTGATCACCAAGGATCATTCCACACATATCCTGACATTGGTGGCCCGTTTCAGAGCTTGCAACAAGCTAAAAATGCCATTGATCAACATCTTCATGGCCGTCGTCACACCTCAATGTAAAGTTTCTCGACTTTGCTCTAGATTTTCATCTCTTCGTATCTCCCTTCCTTGTTTATTCAAACAATGTGACATAGCAAGGTGCTTCTCTGATGTAGGCCAACAAAAGATGGCCACAAATTTTACAGCACAAATCAAGAAAAGAAATGCCACTAAGTTGGATTATAGAGAAGTAAACAATTTGATAAAGAAAATACTGGCCTACATTAAAATTTTATATTCGTGTTCAGAGGCCACTTATTGTTGGTGAAACATTTTCTTTGTCAGTATCTGTGAGTGTTATTGAAATGGTGCATAAATTATAAGGATTCTGAAATTAACAAAATACTGTTAGGTGCTATGCTACCACCTTCTATGTTGCCATATTGGTTAGCTTTCTTACCAGGCATACCATCACAGCTCTGTTTCCCCATGTACAGTGCTGATAGCCAGAACAATTTGATCCATTAACTGGTCTAAATAGTGCAGTAAGAGAACACCTAACACCTAACTGGTCTAAATAGCACGAATCAAGAACATCTGGAAATTAAACAATGGCTGCATTCTTCTGTTACATTGTGCGCTTGTTGAGTTCACAAAGTACATAGTACACTTTCTGTTCTCTGCTTTTGACGAAGTACAATCTGTTAAATCTTAAGGAAATGCTCTTATTAGGTGCATGGAGCAAGCTGGTGTTTCTCAAAATGAGATGGGTATACGGCAGTGTCTTTTTTGGCCCGATGGCACAAGGAAGAAGCGCACAAAATCATATATATTTAAGAAGGGCCATGAACATATATCCAGATTGGTGTGTGCTATAGTGGACCAGTATAATGAGGATCACAATCTTTTGGGGGTTTGCTCTCTGTCTTTCACCTGTCTTTATGCTGCTTCTAGGATAGCACTTCATCGTTTTCATATAGCACTTGCTTATCTGACCTGTGCTTCTTATTTTAGGATCTTGCATACAAACTCAAAGACATGGTGAGACACAAATCATTTCGTGAGAAGGATGAATGGTACCGCCATCTGAATTTCACCGCAAAGATTAAAGGAGCTGATGGCTTGGACTGGTTTGAAAAACTGTTCTTTGTTGAACTAAGAAATACAAAACAAGAAGAGAGCTATGGAGAGTGGGTAGTCAGCTGTTTTTGCATGGTCGATCCTACTGATAATGGTATTCTATATACTCTTGCCTTGAATTAAATAATTTTGAAATACAGTCTGTGGGTTGCATTAACTTGAGCATGCCTGTTAGATATAATTTTAGTTGTATTTCTGACTATTTGTTTGATCTTTGTGTTGCATTTCCTTTGATCTTCATGCAccatcttttgagctttatattTACAATATGTCAAGCTGGGTATGCACATCCATAGTGGTAATGGCTGCATGCGCGCATGTTCTCTCTACCTTTAGTCATATAGCTTTGCGATGTGTGTGTCTGGTTGTCTATTTGACTATTTGGCAGTTTAGCTAACCGTCTTTTCCCTCTTGTTATTGAAGGTCATTGTGGTGGTTGTAAAAGTGGTGTGACGCACCCCAGCAAAGCTGATGCATATACTTATGGTCATGTGGGTGCAGATGAGCTATGTGGATGCCCGGCAGAGTGGAGCGACTCCGATGAAGATGTATGTTTGATTTATTTCCTGTAGTGTACGTTTAACATGCTTGTGGATTTAATCACGTCTCCCTCTTTTACAGGATAGGAGCAAGGAGCGTAGGATAAGACGTATGTACAAGGTAATGATGTATCTTGTGTGATATGGTACCATTTGTAGTAACATGATGATGTTTGCTTGTAGACTGATTGTAATCCATTGCTTGTGTACTATTATTTTTAGGGCCGGAAACCTTTCGTCCTCCCTGCGTCGGCTGTACCCAAGGAGACAGCATAAGGTGATGGACTGGGGACACTGGAGATGAGGGCGCTAAAGCGGAACGGCTCTGTTCCTTGCAATGGACTGTCTATGGACTGAATGAATATTTTGTCAGCACCAACCCAACCCAATATCTAGCTGTCTTTTTACTGTTAATAAGTAGCTCAAATAAAGTCGCTGGTTGTGGCCCTGTGGATTCCTGCAGCTGTTGGGTGTCAGGGATTTGGGCGAGCTCCATGTATATTTTGGTCCTTGGACATGCAGAGCAAAGTGTTGGAGTCTTTGGGGTGCGTCCACGGCATGCTTTTGACCTTCCGGATAATTCCACGCATTATCTCCAAACTCCAACAGCCACGCAGAGTTGTGCCGCTGCACCTGTCGCCtcctttttttttaaaaaaaacagTAACTTCCTTTATTCAAGCACTCCCAAGCTCCTCTCACGCAGCCTCCTAAACCTGTTTCATCGGCCCAATCAAGTGATACGGGCCATCACATGATACCCTGCTACGGGACTCTATGGTGCCTTGGATCAACATGCAAGGGACAGGATCAGCTCACTTATTATTTACACGTGCCCCCTTGGTACACTTGCATGTGCCCCCCTCGAAAACAGCCCATCTTTGTGAAACCACAACGGACCTATGCATCTGTCCCCAAGACCCCAACATCCACATCGTGAATTAATCAAACTTAAACCACATCATTTAGGCCTTGTTCTGTTACTTTACATGTGATCAATCAACACAAAAATGAATGTTGCCCAGCTGAACAAATAAAGCGTAGTACATGCTAAAATTCACTACATTTAAAGTAAGCTCTCATCAGTACAGCAAGCAACAACTTGAAACATTCGTATCTTGAGCCTTCAGGTCGCCATCAATTTTATTTCATAATGAATATATTGGCATGTGATCAGCATGAACCCATTTTCCATTCCTGTATTCACATCTGAAATTTTCGAGCATCAAAATATTTAGCAGAAATCTTGACAAAAAATCCATCTCAACAAACAATAGTACAAACTAGCAAATTGTGAGGGGTGGCAAATTGCCAAAAATCATTCATAGCATCAAACGATCGCTGGATCAGAAGCATTTCAACAAATAAAGGTGCCATCTTGGTCTAGGAATTAACATGACCTTAATATACATATATTTACAAGCGTATTACTTAGTTCACTAGTAATTTACATAACTAAACCAAACAGCTTTACTACAGATCACTTGGTGACTCCATATTCTCCTTGTACGCCATCCTATGCTGGGCAGAAATGCACACCTACATGATAACATCAAGAATTACAACAACCTAATAAACCCTCTCAAACGATCGTACAACATTAAATATGTGAAACCGTAAACACTTCTGTGACGCCAAATACCCTGCGTGTCTGTTGCACCATCTAATTCTCCTGATCAATTTCGTTGTTTCTTGACCTATAACAGCATGTAAAAAAATCGCTTGTTACACTAAGAGATCATGACATGCTCACAAGTCACAAACAGTAGAGTTATATTCacctctttttcttctttccacTTTTGCTATGTAGTTAATCAAGAAAGTAGCAATCGACAATCGCACATGTACTGAGTTCAGTGTGCCGAGTACGAAAGGTCTGTTACCCACCCTCCATGATTGTTCTCTTGTTAGAAAACTAAACAATGCTTACATCTTATTTTACCCATAATATTTGTAGATAGTCAAAGAAGACACTATTTTGATTAGCAGGCCAGTTTATTTGGCCAGCAAGTCAGCTTATTACACTGTGATAAAGTAATTTTGATCCATCAAACCTTCCTAATTCCAGCTGCTACAAAGTGAGAACAAGTACATAGATTTCCAATACTGGGAGGTCCCAGCCTGACCTAGAGTTCTACTGGGATTTTCTGTTAGTCAAGCATTATTGAGCCTCATTTGGCATGAATTTTAGTCAATTACTCTAAATGCTCACTTATGCTAGGCTGTACATGAGGTTTTCAACTACTGTATGTAAGAAACATTCTATGACACTTTATAAGAAAGATTACCTATATATACAATTCAGATGGACATATTAGGACAAGAAGTGGTGATCAATATTATAACACTGCTAGATCTCAGGATTAGATGCCAGAACCAATGACTGAACAAGAACATCACTATGTTGCAGTAATCATTCTTCTAAATCTTCAAGATTAAAATACTGATGCATATCTCCACTAAGAATTAACTTTAACATCTGTTGTGACTGAAATGCGAGACAC includes the following:
- the LOC125530979 gene encoding uncharacterized protein LOC125530979, producing the protein MPITPPFGLLEPLKLVIDDGRSPSIPESTPVHIMVPVDARMAVLVSIDGSGNVTVSAPSWRIPIIRAGKFEATTSSGAGPLSFVDLHTDGRYSGIDFPVPAGAYRSIGEIIKATCSCLSRPCPSHYRHEDGPSALQQPSDSSPTTTFEDLEEAMFEAAPTFEATSSTCPQAQAVTTGSPMSPILSHIRHDWGLEYYIRVDHQGSFHTYPDIGGPFQSLQQAKNAIDQHLHGRRHTSMCMEQAGVSQNEMGIRQCLFWPDGTRKKRTKSYIFKKGHEHISRLVCAIVDQYNEDHNLLGDLAYKLKDMVRHKSFREKDEWYRHLNFTAKIKGADGLDWFEKLFFVELRNTKQEESYGEWVVSCFCMVDPTDNGHCGGCKSGVTHPSKADAYTYGHVGADELCGCPAEWSDSDEDDRSKERRIRRMYKGRKPFVLPASAVPKETA